The Camelina sativa cultivar DH55 chromosome 14, Cs, whole genome shotgun sequence genome includes a window with the following:
- the LOC104742952 gene encoding mediator of RNA polymerase II transcription subunit 9-like has translation MDQFSGGGGNWSMIPNVQAHGNYGTPTNHDQQLYNLQQQQQQQQQQFHHQQQQQQQFQPQQDIQQFQQFQQQQQQQQHFIQQQQFQQQQQQQQQQQRLLQSPPPPPQQQQSLQSPPPPQTMVHTPQSMMMHTPQQQQQMVQTPQQHQSLASHFHLYPMVEKLADAVDNGTRDQNSDALVAELNSHFDKCQQLLNSISGSLGSKTMTVDGQKRNVEESEQLLQQRRGLIVEYRKSIEEIVKIEP, from the exons ATGGATCAATTCTCAGGAGGAGGTGGTAACTGGTCGATGATCCCAAACGTGCAGGCTCATGGTAACTACGGTACACCGACGAATCATGACCAGCAGCTATACAACctccagcaacaacaacaacaacaacaacaacagtttcatcatcaacagcagcagcagcaacaattCCAGCCACAACAAGATATACAGCAATTTCAGCAAttccaacaacagcaacaacaacaacaacacttcaTTCAGCAACAGcaatttcaacaacaacaacaacaacagcagcagcaacaacggTTGTTACAATCTCCTCCGCCGCCTCCTCAGCAGCAGCAGTCGTTGCAATCGCCTCCGCCACCGCAAACAATGGTTCATACGCCTCAATCGATGATGATGCATACACCGCAACAGCAACAACAGATGGTGCAGACTCCGCAACAGCATCAGTCTTTAGCTTCTCACTTCCATCTTTATCCC ATGGTGGAGAAATTAGCCGATGCCGTCGATAATGGAACACGAGATCAGAATTCTGATGCCCTG GTGGCTGAATTGAATAGCCATTTCGACAAGTGTCAACAGTTGTTGAATTCGATTTCAGGGTCACTAGGATCTAAGACTATG ACTGTGGATGGCCAAAAGCGAAATGTGGAAGAGAGTGAGCAACTGCTTCAACAAAGAAG GGGTTTGATTGTGGAGTACAGGAAATCTATTGAAGAGATTGTCAAGATCGAGCCTTAG